From one Comamonas piscis genomic stretch:
- a CDS encoding IclR family transcriptional regulator, giving the protein MDKDRAGIQSVEVGFALLQALVEAHGPLALKDLAQAAAMPPAKAHRYLVSYQRSGLVKQDAATSRYDLGPMALQLGLAALRRSDAVRLARERMPDWLDQLGHTVALAVWGNHGATIVHWEEPPHGTTGHLRLGDVMPLLSSATGRCFGAWLPAERTAPALERELAQARLAARSDLPHTAADAHQLFAQVRSQRIASVVDTLMPSVLALCAPVFDARGQLVLAITSLGTQASFNPDPQGPMAQQLQAMATQLSQDLGYQRAAPRSQPPQPR; this is encoded by the coding sequence ATGGACAAGGATCGAGCAGGCATTCAGTCAGTAGAGGTGGGATTTGCGCTGTTGCAGGCGCTGGTGGAGGCCCACGGCCCGCTGGCGCTCAAAGACCTGGCGCAGGCTGCGGCCATGCCGCCCGCCAAGGCCCACCGCTACCTGGTCAGCTACCAGCGCAGCGGTCTGGTCAAGCAGGATGCGGCCACCTCGCGCTATGACCTGGGCCCGATGGCACTGCAGCTGGGGCTGGCGGCACTGCGCCGCAGCGATGCGGTGCGGCTGGCCCGGGAGCGCATGCCCGACTGGCTGGACCAGCTGGGCCACACGGTGGCGCTGGCCGTTTGGGGCAACCATGGCGCCACCATCGTGCACTGGGAGGAGCCGCCACACGGCACCACCGGCCACCTGCGGCTGGGCGATGTGATGCCGCTGCTGTCATCGGCCACCGGGCGCTGCTTTGGCGCCTGGCTGCCGGCCGAGCGCACCGCCCCGGCGTTGGAGCGCGAACTGGCGCAGGCCCGCCTGGCCGCGCGCAGCGACCTGCCCCACACCGCTGCCGATGCCCACCAGCTGTTTGCCCAGGTGCGCAGCCAGCGCATCGCCAGCGTGGTCGATACCCTCATGCCCAGCGTGCTTGCGCTGTGCGCGCCGGTGTTCGATGCGCGAGGCCAGCTGGTGCTGGCCATCACCAGCCTGGGCACGCAGGCCAGCTTCAACCCCGATCCCCAAGGCCCCATGGCCCAGCAGCTGCAAGCCATGGCCACCCAGCTGTCGCAAGACCTGGGTTACCAGCGCGCGGCACCGCGCAGCCAACCGCCGCAGCCGCGCTAA
- a CDS encoding fumarylacetoacetate hydrolase family protein: MKLASYKDGSRDGQLVVVSRDLRTAHYASGIAHRLQQALDDWDFYAPQLQDLYDALNADRARHSFDFNPAQCMAPLPRAYQWLSGAAYMSHLALLRQVAEGDLPAALKTDPLLHQGAGDAFIGPCDDIVVASEAMGIDFSAELAAITGDVKQDTSPEDALDAVRLLMLANPVSLRQLEAAEQGKGAGLVQSRPVTAFSPVAITPDELGEAWRGGKVHLALQTSWNGRKVGMCDAGPEMGFHFGQLIAHAAKTRHLRAGTVLGSGTVSNRGAEKHGRMDWPKGYGCIAEKRSMEALQNSKAKTGFMQFGDTVRMEMKGKDGHSLFGAIDQNVAPLYPVQAEAEPAQESAA; the protein is encoded by the coding sequence ATGAAGCTAGCTAGCTATAAAGATGGATCGCGCGACGGCCAGTTGGTCGTCGTTTCGCGTGACCTGCGCACGGCCCATTACGCCTCGGGGATTGCCCACCGCCTGCAGCAGGCGCTGGATGACTGGGATTTTTACGCGCCCCAACTGCAGGATCTGTACGACGCGCTCAATGCCGACCGCGCCCGCCACAGCTTTGACTTCAACCCCGCCCAGTGCATGGCGCCCTTGCCGCGTGCCTACCAGTGGCTGAGCGGCGCGGCCTACATGAGCCATCTGGCCTTGCTGCGCCAGGTGGCAGAGGGCGACCTGCCCGCCGCGCTCAAGACCGATCCGCTGCTGCACCAGGGCGCCGGCGATGCCTTTATCGGCCCCTGCGACGACATCGTGGTCGCCAGCGAGGCCATGGGCATTGATTTCTCGGCCGAGCTGGCCGCCATCACCGGCGATGTAAAGCAGGACACCAGCCCCGAAGATGCGCTGGATGCCGTGCGCCTGCTGATGCTGGCCAACCCCGTCAGCCTGCGCCAGCTGGAAGCAGCCGAACAAGGCAAGGGCGCCGGCCTGGTGCAAAGCCGGCCGGTCACGGCCTTCAGCCCGGTGGCCATCACCCCCGATGAGCTGGGCGAGGCCTGGCGCGGCGGCAAGGTCCACCTGGCCTTGCAGACCAGCTGGAACGGCCGCAAGGTCGGCATGTGCGATGCGGGCCCGGAGATGGGTTTTCACTTTGGGCAGCTGATTGCCCATGCGGCCAAGACCCGCCACTTGCGCGCCGGCACCGTGCTGGGCAGCGGCACCGTCAGCAACCGCGGCGCAGAAAAGCATGGCCGCATGGACTGGCCCAAGGGCTATGGCTGTATTGCGGAAAAACGCAGCATGGAGGCGCTGCAAAACAGCAAGGCCAAGACCGGCTTTATGCAGTTTGGCGACACGGTGCGCATGGAGATGAAGGGCAAGGACGGCCACAGCCTGTTCGGCGCGATTGACCAGAACGTGGCACCGCTCTACCCAGTGCAGGCCGAGGCCGAGCCCGCGCAGGAGTCGGCGGCATGA
- a CDS encoding MarR family winged helix-turn-helix transcriptional regulator, protein MNTPLDRTYTHRLHALAKITDRTTQMVYEEEVGIPISEARCLAAIGAFHPLSVNDLAMRANLNKAQASRSTQALVEQGLVLKQASEVDGRGVVLSLTPKGCEYWDKVMVVIARRNEEILSALTIDEREQLSVLLDRLLQHARQTSLPE, encoded by the coding sequence TTGAACACGCCGCTGGACCGTACCTATACCCACCGCCTGCATGCGCTGGCCAAGATCACCGACCGCACGACCCAGATGGTCTACGAGGAGGAGGTGGGCATTCCCATCAGCGAGGCCCGCTGCCTGGCGGCGATTGGCGCGTTCCATCCCCTGTCGGTCAATGACCTGGCGATGCGCGCCAACCTGAACAAAGCCCAGGCCAGCCGCTCCACGCAGGCGCTGGTCGAGCAAGGTCTGGTGCTCAAGCAGGCCAGCGAAGTCGATGGCCGCGGGGTGGTGCTCAGCCTCACGCCCAAGGGCTGTGAATACTGGGACAAGGTCATGGTGGTGATTGCCCGTCGCAACGAAGAAATCCTCTCGGCGCTGACCATCGACGAGCGCGAGCAGCTCAGTGTGCTGCTCGATCGCCTGCTGCAGCACGCGCGCCAAACCAGCCTGCCCGAGTAA
- the hmgA gene encoding homogentisate 1,2-dioxygenase: MRSLNAEPRHYMTGFANEWATEAEPGALPVGRNSPQVAPLGLYAEQLSGTAFTAPRHSNRRSWLYRIRPGAMHEPFAPLALPRWKSHVTGGFDEVPTPPNQLRWDPLPLPDAPCDFLQGIVSMAGNAACGIHLYAANRSMEGRYFYNADGELLIVPQQGRLQIATELGTLDVEPQEICVVPRGVRFAVTLLDGTARGYICENYGELLKLPDLGVIGSNGLANPRDFQTPVAAYEDLEGDFELVAKLRGHFWSARVGHSPLDVVAWHGNYAPYKYDLRRFNAIGSISYDHPDPSIFLVLQSPTALPGVDALDFVIFPPRVLVAQDTFRPPWFHRNYASEFMGLIEGAYDAKAEGFVPGGASLHNCMSGHGPDADTFDKASKADTHKPHYIDNTMAFMFETPAVIQPSAYALETVQLQHEYYRCWQGLQKHFKPQDKA, translated from the coding sequence ATGCGCAGTTTGAATGCCGAGCCACGGCACTATATGACAGGTTTTGCCAATGAATGGGCGACCGAGGCCGAACCGGGCGCTTTGCCGGTGGGGCGCAACTCGCCGCAGGTGGCGCCGCTGGGCCTGTATGCCGAGCAGCTGTCGGGAACGGCCTTTACCGCGCCGCGCCACAGCAACCGCCGCAGCTGGCTCTACCGCATCCGCCCCGGCGCCATGCACGAGCCCTTTGCACCGCTGGCTTTGCCGCGCTGGAAAAGCCATGTCACGGGCGGCTTTGACGAGGTGCCCACGCCCCCCAACCAGCTGCGCTGGGATCCGCTGCCGCTGCCCGATGCACCCTGCGATTTTCTGCAAGGCATCGTCAGCATGGCCGGCAATGCCGCCTGTGGCATCCACCTGTATGCCGCCAACCGCAGCATGGAAGGCCGCTACTTCTACAACGCCGATGGCGAGCTGCTGATCGTGCCCCAGCAGGGCCGGCTGCAAATTGCCACCGAGCTGGGCACCTTGGACGTGGAGCCCCAAGAGATTTGCGTGGTGCCCCGGGGTGTGCGCTTTGCCGTGACTCTGCTCGACGGCACGGCGCGCGGCTATATCTGCGAGAACTATGGCGAGCTGCTCAAGCTGCCCGACCTGGGCGTGATCGGCTCCAACGGCCTGGCCAACCCGCGTGATTTCCAGACGCCAGTGGCGGCTTATGAAGACCTGGAAGGCGACTTTGAGCTGGTGGCCAAACTGCGCGGCCATTTCTGGTCGGCGCGCGTCGGCCATTCGCCCCTCGATGTGGTCGCCTGGCATGGCAACTACGCGCCCTACAAATACGATCTGCGCCGCTTCAACGCCATTGGCTCGATCAGTTACGACCACCCCGATCCGTCGATTTTTCTGGTGCTGCAATCGCCCACCGCGCTGCCCGGCGTGGATGCGCTGGACTTTGTCATCTTCCCGCCGCGCGTGCTGGTGGCGCAGGACACCTTCCGTCCGCCCTGGTTCCACCGCAACTATGCCAGCGAGTTCATGGGCCTGATCGAAGGCGCCTACGACGCCAAGGCCGAAGGCTTTGTGCCCGGCGGCGCCTCCCTGCACAACTGCATGAGCGGCCACGGCCCCGATGCCGATACCTTCGACAAAGCCAGCAAGGCCGACACGCACAAGCCGCATTACATCGACAACACGATGGCCTTTATGTTCGAGACCCCCGCCGTGATCCAGCCCAGCGCTTACGCGCTGGAGACGGTGCAGCTCCAGCACGAGTACTACCGCTGCTGGCAAGGGCTGCAAAAGCATTTCAAGCCGCAGGACAAAGCCTGA